Proteins encoded within one genomic window of Tolypothrix bouteillei VB521301:
- a CDS encoding sulfate ABC transporter substrate-binding protein, which translates to MKISLRNVPSSLLQQWKKFSTRTRTFTIAVGFTVSAAVPVYAGITLHKPPTNTKTQLISQNPKTVELTLVSYAVTKEAYSKIIPLFTQKWKKERNQEVIFRESYGGSGSQARAVIDGLEADVVALALGLDVDKIQKAGLIAPGWEKEVPNNGIVTRSAVVLVTRPGNPKKIRDWNDLVKPGVTVITANPKTSGGARWNFLGLWGSVMKTGGNEAKARDYVAKVYKNVPVLPKDAREASDTFYKRNQGDVLLNYENEEILAKIKGESNFPSILPQVNVSIDSPVAVVDKVVDKRGTRQVAEAFVKFLYTPEAQRQFAKVGFRPVNAAAAKENQKQFPPISKLYTVKDFGGWDAIQKKFFDDKAVFDQIQGGRF; encoded by the coding sequence GTGAAGATATCCCTGAGAAATGTCCCTTCATCCTTATTACAACAGTGGAAAAAATTTTCTACCCGCACCCGCACTTTCACAATCGCTGTAGGTTTCACTGTCAGCGCAGCAGTACCTGTTTATGCAGGTATAACCTTGCACAAACCTCCTACAAATACTAAAACTCAACTGATAAGCCAAAATCCCAAAACAGTTGAATTGACTTTAGTCTCTTATGCCGTGACTAAAGAGGCATACTCTAAAATCATTCCCCTATTTACGCAAAAGTGGAAGAAAGAGCGCAATCAAGAAGTTATTTTTCGAGAAAGTTATGGTGGCTCTGGTTCTCAAGCACGAGCTGTCATAGATGGTTTGGAGGCGGATGTTGTAGCACTCGCTTTGGGGCTGGATGTAGATAAAATCCAGAAAGCAGGGCTTATTGCACCCGGTTGGGAAAAAGAGGTTCCCAACAATGGGATTGTGACCCGTTCTGCAGTTGTGCTTGTCACCCGTCCGGGAAATCCTAAAAAAATTCGTGATTGGAACGATTTGGTTAAACCGGGAGTGACGGTCATCACCGCCAATCCTAAAACCTCTGGAGGTGCTCGTTGGAACTTTTTAGGGCTTTGGGGCTCCGTCATGAAGACAGGTGGAAATGAAGCAAAAGCACGCGATTATGTTGCTAAAGTTTACAAAAATGTCCCCGTATTACCTAAGGACGCACGAGAAGCAAGTGATACTTTTTACAAGCGCAATCAAGGGGATGTGTTGTTAAATTATGAGAATGAGGAAATTTTGGCAAAGATAAAAGGAGAATCTAACTTTCCTTCCATACTGCCTCAAGTCAATGTTTCGATTGATAGCCCAGTGGCTGTGGTGGACAAGGTTGTAGACAAGCGGGGTACTCGCCAAGTAGCAGAAGCTTTTGTTAAGTTCCTTTATACACCAGAAGCACAACGGCAATTTGCAAAAGTCGGTTTTCGCCCTGTGAATGCTGCTGCAGCTAAAGAAAATCAAAAGCAGTTTCCTCCAATAAGCAAGCTTTATACTGTCAAAGACTTTGGCGGTTGGGATGCAATTCAGAAGAAGTTTTTTGATGATAAGGCAGTTTTTGACCAGATTCAGGGAGGGAGGTTTTAA
- a CDS encoding class II glutamine amidotransferase: MCQLLGMNCNVPTDICFSFEGFAARGGKTDDHRDGWGIAFFEGKGCRLFLDAKPSIASPIADLVRCFPIHSKHVIAHIRKATQGEISLENCHPFRREMWGRYWVFAHNGDLRDFHPQDLEFYQPVGNTDSEKAFCLILDKLRASFPHSKPPIEKFYLVLREITHSIAKQGIFNYLLSDGEHLFAYCSTKLSYIVRQAPFAAAHLIDEDLTVDFSELTTPSDRVAVIATTPLTDNEVWTTIQPGELLAFQDGLPMSYR, encoded by the coding sequence ATGTGTCAGCTGCTAGGAATGAACTGCAACGTACCTACTGATATTTGTTTTTCGTTTGAGGGCTTCGCCGCAAGGGGAGGAAAAACTGATGACCATCGGGATGGTTGGGGTATCGCCTTTTTTGAAGGAAAGGGATGTCGGCTTTTCTTAGATGCCAAACCTTCCATTGCTTCTCCTATTGCGGACTTGGTGCGGTGCTTTCCCATCCATTCCAAACACGTCATAGCCCACATTCGCAAAGCGACCCAAGGTGAAATTTCTTTAGAAAATTGCCACCCTTTCCGGCGAGAAATGTGGGGAAGGTATTGGGTATTTGCTCACAATGGAGATCTGCGCGATTTTCATCCCCAGGATTTGGAGTTTTATCAACCTGTTGGTAACACCGATAGCGAAAAAGCTTTCTGCCTGATCTTAGATAAGTTGCGAGCCTCTTTTCCTCATAGCAAACCACCTATAGAAAAATTTTATTTAGTTCTCAGAGAAATCACTCATTCTATCGCCAAGCAAGGTATATTTAATTACTTGTTATCGGATGGAGAGCATTTGTTTGCCTATTGTTCAACCAAACTTAGCTACATTGTGCGTCAAGCGCCTTTTGCTGCTGCCCATTTGATTGATGAGGACTTAACTGTAGATTTTAGCGAATTAACAACTCCAAGCGATCGCGTTGCTGTCATTGCCACTACCCCCTTAACGGATAATGAAGTTTGGACAACAATTCAACCGGGAGAACTGTTAGCATTTCAGGATGGTTTACCCATGAGCTACCGATAA